The Vreelandella piezotolerans genomic interval TGCGCGGGGTAATGGTTTTTTTGGGCGAAAAACCCATTACTTGGCTGAATACCATCATCAACCCGCTTCTTTGCTCTCCTCTTCGACGGGCCAACGGTAACGACGCGTGACTTTTCCCTCTTCCATTGATATCAAGTGGACAGGAAAGCCCCAGAGTTCCTGTAAATGACGAATCACAGGGTAGACACTTCTGCCCAGAGGACGGCGATTATCCTGAATGTGGTGCAGCGTTAGCGAACGATCTCCGCGAATGGCGGCTTCCACCACCTGAATATTGGGTTCGCGAACGGACAGCGCATACTGGCTCGCGAGCGCTTCGCGAACGCGCTTATAGCCACGGTCGTCGTGAATGGCAGCGACTTCCAGGGTCTCCGCATGATCGTCATCGACGATCAAAAAGAGTTTTAGATCGCGAATGACCTTGGGCGATAGAAACTGCTGGATGAACGACTCATCCTTGAAATTTCGCATCGCAAACTCTAAGGTCTCCCGCCAAGCGCTGCCCGCCATGTCGGGGAACCACTCCCGATCTTCTGCGGTCGGCGCATCGCATATCCGTTTGATGTCCATGAAGATGGCAAAGCCCAGTGCGTAAGGGTTCAGCCCGCTGTAATAGGGGCTATCGAACCCCGGCTGATTGATGACCGCCGCGTGGGACTGCAAGAACTCCAGCATCAGCCCTTCATCGACCTTACCCTCATCGTAAAGTCGATTCATTAGCGTGTAGTGCCAGAAGCACGCCCACCCCTCGTTCATGACCTGGGTTTGCCGCTGTGGGTAAAAGTACTGGGCCAACTTACGCACGATACGCACGATTTCACGCTGCCAAGGGGCCAGCAGCGGGGCATTCTTTTCGATGAAGTAGAGCAGGTTCTCCTGGGGCTCGGAGGGGTAGCGACCCCCCGTATGCAGCCCTAAGGGGTCATCGTCGCTGTGCAAGCTTCCCGGGAGCGGCGCGACGCCAGCTGGCGGCTCGGGGATCGTTCGCCACAACATGTTGACCTGGGTTTGCAGGTACGCTTCGCGCTCGTCTTGGCGTTTGGCCTCCTCCTCCGCCGAGATGGGTGATGGCCGCTTGTAGCGGTCTACCCCGTAGTTTTGTAGCGCATGACAGGCATCCAAAAGTTGCTCGACGGCGTGCACGCCGTGGCGCTCTTCACACTGCGCGATGTATTTGCGGGCGAACACGAGGTAATCGACGATGGATTCCGCATCGGTCCACGTGCGGAATAGGTAGTTGCCCTTGAAGAAGGAGTTATGACCGTAGCAGGCATGAGCAATGACCAGCACCTGCATCATCAAGGTATTCTCCTCCATCAAGTAGGCAATGCAGGGGTTGGAGTTGATGACCAGCTCGTAAGCCAATCCCATTTGTCCACGTTTGTAGGCCTGCTCGACAGCGAGAAACTGCTTACCGAATGACCAGTGGTGATACCCCACTGGCATACCGACGCTGGCATAAGCATCCATCATCTGCTCGGTGGTGATGACTTCGATCTGATTGGGGTAGGTATCTAGCCGATACTCATCGGCGAGCCTAGCAAGCTCCTCATCGAAGCGCTCCAGCACGCTGAAATTCCAGTCCGACCCAGTGGCGATGGGCTTGCGGTTTACACTCATGGCGCACTCCTCGACTCGCACTACCGCTCTTGGCTCATGCGGCGCTTGAATAGCTCACGAAAAACGGGGTAGATATCGCCCGCATCGACGATCTGGCGCATGGCGAAACGCTCGGGAAACTGCGCCGCTACGGCTTCGTACTCGTGCCACAGCGATTGATGATCGTGCGGGGTAATCTCCACGTAGGCGTAGTACTGCAGTTGAGGCATCAACTGCTTCACCAACAGATCACGGCAGATATTGGAATCATCGTCCCAGTTGTCACCATCGGAGGCCTGGGCCACGTAGAGATTCCACTGGCCAGAGGGGTAGCGTTTTTCGATGATCTTGTTGACCAGGTTCAGCGCGCTGGAGACGATGGTGCCGCCGGTTTCTCGTGAGTAAAAGAACTCCTCTTCATTCACCTCTCTAGCAGCTGTATGGTGGCGCACGAACACTAGCTCGACTTTCTCGTAATGCTTTTCTAAAAAAAGATAGAGCAGTAAGAAAAACCGTTTGGCGATGTCTTTATGGTTCTGCGTCATGGAGCCCGACACGTCCATGACACAAAACATCACCGCTTGGCTCGATGGTTGCGGCTGGGCGGCGAGCTGGTGATAGCGCAAATCGTAGGTATCGATGAAGGGAATGGCGTCGATACGTTTTTCCAGCCGTTCGATCTCGGCCTTGAGCTCCCCGACGCGAGCAGGATTACGCAGTACCGGATCTTTACGCTCCTCGGCCGCCAGCGCCTCTTGCGCCTCCTTCAAAGCACGCTTGATGGGTGCACGCATGGCGATGCGCCGTGCATAAGCCTCGCGCATCGATCGGGTAATACTGATGCGTGACGGCACCCCATCCCGCGCCAGTCCTGCGCGCACCATTTTGATCTCTTCCAACGACTTGAGCGGCTTGCGTTGTAAATGGGGAAGCTCCAAGCCATCGAAGACGAACTCCAGAAACTCTTCGCGGCTAAGGGTGAACGCAAACTCGTCGTTCCCCTCTCCTTGGTTGGAAGCGCCGCCTTCCCCGGCACCGCCACCACCCCCTTGGCCGCTAGGTCGACGGATTTTGTCACCTTCCAAAAACTCCTTATTACCCGGCGAGACGATGTTGCGTGCCCCACCCGGGCCGTGCTGAAACACGGGTTCGGAAATGTCCTTGGTGGGAATCGATATTTTCTCGCCGCGCTCCATGTCGGTGATGGAGCGGCGGTTGACCGCCTCCTCCACCGAGCGCTTGATGTGCTTGCGGTAACGCTCCAAAAAGCGCTGCCGATTGACCGCGCTCTTATGCTTAGCGTTGGGTCTGCGATCAATAAAGTAGGTCATTCGACCTCCTCAACACCTCGATCTTGAGCGCCGAATCGTGGCGCTCTTGTATGCGGGCCAAGCAGCCCGCTACTGAGACTTACGCACGCGCAGATACCACTCTGAAAGCAGCCGCACCTGTTTCTCGGTATAGCCACGGTCCACCATGCGCGCCACGAAATCCTCGTGCTTTTTCTGATCCGATTTCGACGCTTTGGCGTTGAAGGAAATCACCGGCAAAAGCTCTTCGGTGTTGGCAAACATCTTGTGTTCGATGACGCCTTTCAGCTTCTCGTAAGACTGCCAGCTGGGATTCATACCGTTGTTTTGCGCCCGCGCCCGCAGTACGAAGTTCACCACTTCATGGCGGAAGTCTTTCGGGTTGGAGATGCCTGCTGGCTTCTCGATCTTCTCGAGCTCTTCGTTCAGCGATTGGCGGTTGAGCAGCTCGCCTGTCTCGGGATCACGATACTCCTGGTCTTGAATCCAGAAATCGGCGTAGGTGACATAGCGATCGAAGATGTTCTGACCGTACTCGCTATAGGACTCGAGATAAGCGGTTTGAATCTCTTTGCCGATGAAGTCCACGTAACGCGGGGCCAAAAACTCCTTGATGAAGCCCAGGTAACGCTCGAACACTTCGGAGGGCAGCTGTTCGCGCTCCAGCGCCTGCTCCAGCACGTAAAGCAGATGGACCGGGTTAGCCGCGACCTCCATACTGTCGAAGTTGAACACTTTCGACAGAATCTTGAAGGCAAAGCGGGTCGAGAGCCCCTGCATGCCCTCGTCTACGCCTGCCGCATCGCGGTACTCCTGAATCGATTTGGCGCGCGGATCGGTGTCCTTCAGGTTCTCCCCGTCATACACCCGCATCTTGGAGTAGATGCTGGAGTTCTCCGGCACCTTGAGCCGCGACAGCACTGAGAACTGCGCCAGCATGCGCAGCGTATCCGGCGCGCAAGGCGCGGCGCTGAGGGAGGAGTCTTCCAACAGCTTTTGATAGATCTTGATCTCTTCCGACACCCGCAGGCAGTAGGGTACTTTGACGATATAGACACGATCCAGAAACGCCTCGTTATTGCGGTTGTTACGAAACGCCTGCCATTCGGACTCGTTGGAGTGGGCCAGAATCACGCCATCGAAAGGAATCGCGCCCATGCCCTCGGTAGGGTTGTAGTTGCCCTCTTGGGTAGCGGTCAGCAGCGGGTGCAGCACCTTTATGGGAGCCTTGAACATCTCCACGAACTCCATCAGCCCCTGGTTGGCACGGCACAGCCCGCCGGAGAAGCTGTAGGCATCCGGATCGTCTTGGGAGTAAAGCTCTAACTGGCGGATGTCCACTTTACCGACCAGCGACGAGATATCTTGATTGTTCTCATCCCCCGGCTCGGTTTTGGAGATGGCGATTTGGTTGAGACGCGACGGATAAAGGCGCACGACTCGGAACTGAGAAATATCGCCGCCGGCCTCTTTCAAGCGCTTAGCGGCCCATGGCGACATGACGCTACGCAGGTAGCGCCCAGGTATGCCGTACTCCTGCTCTAGCAGCTCACCATCCTCTTCCGGTGAGAACAGTCCAAGCGGCGATTCATAGACCGGCGATCCTTTGATGGCATAGAAGGGAATGCGCTCCATCAATAGCTTCAGGCGCTCGGCCAGCGAGGATTTACCGCCGCCGACCGGGCCCAACAAATAAAGAATCTGTTTGCGCTCTTCGAGCCCCTGGGCCGCGTGACGGAAGTAAGCCACGATCTGCTCGATGGCCTCTTCCATACCGTGAAACTCGGCAAAAGCTGGATAGCGGCGAATCACCTTGTTCGAAAAAATGCGTGATAGACGCGGGTCTTTCGCCGTGTCGATCACTTCAGGTTCGCCTATCGCTTCCAGCATGCGCTCTGCGGCGCTGGCATACACCTTGGGGTCGCGGCGACAAAGCGCCAAGTACTCCTCGAGGCTCATGTCCTCTTGCTGAACGCGGGCAAAACGGTCTTGAACGTGATCAAAGATGCTCATGGAACTCTCCTGTGGCCCATCCCCCAGCGCAACCGCCAAGCCAATACCCCAGACGGCGTGCTATTCGAGGTGTCGCTCTATCAGCGTAGTCAGCATTAGCAAAAAGTGATGACACTATCTTCAACGCAGCTCATGTGACCGCTGAGATACCCTTATGAGCGTATGAGGAGAGGTTTAGTTGCGTTGAATCCAACTCGGCGCTACAACGCAACACGCCACCTTTTAGGTGGCGTGTAAGCAGTGCTCTAGCCGCTTGGCCAGGCTATCCTAGTACCTCTTTCACATCGGCCAATAGCTGATCGAGCAATTCAACGGTGGTGTTCCAAGCGCAGACGAACCGCGCTCCGCCAGCACCGATGAAGGTATAAAAGGTCCATCCTTTGGCTTTCAACGCTTCGATGGCGTGAGGCGGCAATTCAACGAACACGCTGTTCGCCTGGGTGGGGAACATCAGCGAGACACCCGGCAGCGCCTGTAGCCCTTCCGATAGATAACGCGCCATGGCGTTGGCATGTTCGGCGTTGGTCAGCCAGGCCCCGCTCTCCAGCAAGCCCAACCACGGCGCAGAGACATAGCGCATTTTCGATGCTAGCTGCCCCGCCTGCTTGCATCGGTAGGAGAAGTC includes:
- a CDS encoding SpoVR family protein — translated: MSVNRKPIATGSDWNFSVLERFDEELARLADEYRLDTYPNQIEVITTEQMMDAYASVGMPVGYHHWSFGKQFLAVEQAYKRGQMGLAYELVINSNPCIAYLMEENTLMMQVLVIAHACYGHNSFFKGNYLFRTWTDAESIVDYLVFARKYIAQCEERHGVHAVEQLLDACHALQNYGVDRYKRPSPISAEEEAKRQDEREAYLQTQVNMLWRTIPEPPAGVAPLPGSLHSDDDPLGLHTGGRYPSEPQENLLYFIEKNAPLLAPWQREIVRIVRKLAQYFYPQRQTQVMNEGWACFWHYTLMNRLYDEGKVDEGLMLEFLQSHAAVINQPGFDSPYYSGLNPYALGFAIFMDIKRICDAPTAEDREWFPDMAGSAWRETLEFAMRNFKDESFIQQFLSPKVIRDLKLFLIVDDDHAETLEVAAIHDDRGYKRVREALASQYALSVREPNIQVVEAAIRGDRSLTLHHIQDNRRPLGRSVYPVIRHLQELWGFPVHLISMEEGKVTRRYRWPVEEESKEAG
- a CDS encoding YeaH/YhbH family protein: MTYFIDRRPNAKHKSAVNRQRFLERYRKHIKRSVEEAVNRRSITDMERGEKISIPTKDISEPVFQHGPGGARNIVSPGNKEFLEGDKIRRPSGQGGGGGAGEGGASNQGEGNDEFAFTLSREEFLEFVFDGLELPHLQRKPLKSLEEIKMVRAGLARDGVPSRISITRSMREAYARRIAMRAPIKRALKEAQEALAAEERKDPVLRNPARVGELKAEIERLEKRIDAIPFIDTYDLRYHQLAAQPQPSSQAVMFCVMDVSGSMTQNHKDIAKRFFLLLYLFLEKHYEKVELVFVRHHTAAREVNEEEFFYSRETGGTIVSSALNLVNKIIEKRYPSGQWNLYVAQASDGDNWDDDSNICRDLLVKQLMPQLQYYAYVEITPHDHQSLWHEYEAVAAQFPERFAMRQIVDAGDIYPVFRELFKRRMSQER
- a CDS encoding PrkA family serine protein kinase; translated protein: MSIFDHVQDRFARVQQEDMSLEEYLALCRRDPKVYASAAERMLEAIGEPEVIDTAKDPRLSRIFSNKVIRRYPAFAEFHGMEEAIEQIVAYFRHAAQGLEERKQILYLLGPVGGGKSSLAERLKLLMERIPFYAIKGSPVYESPLGLFSPEEDGELLEQEYGIPGRYLRSVMSPWAAKRLKEAGGDISQFRVVRLYPSRLNQIAISKTEPGDENNQDISSLVGKVDIRQLELYSQDDPDAYSFSGGLCRANQGLMEFVEMFKAPIKVLHPLLTATQEGNYNPTEGMGAIPFDGVILAHSNESEWQAFRNNRNNEAFLDRVYIVKVPYCLRVSEEIKIYQKLLEDSSLSAAPCAPDTLRMLAQFSVLSRLKVPENSSIYSKMRVYDGENLKDTDPRAKSIQEYRDAAGVDEGMQGLSTRFAFKILSKVFNFDSMEVAANPVHLLYVLEQALEREQLPSEVFERYLGFIKEFLAPRYVDFIGKEIQTAYLESYSEYGQNIFDRYVTYADFWIQDQEYRDPETGELLNRQSLNEELEKIEKPAGISNPKDFRHEVVNFVLRARAQNNGMNPSWQSYEKLKGVIEHKMFANTEELLPVISFNAKASKSDQKKHEDFVARMVDRGYTEKQVRLLSEWYLRVRKSQ